The genomic window TACGGCCAGCCCTACCAGGACCTGGTTGCCACGCTGGGCCAGCAGGGGCGGTTGATTCTTGAGGTGGATGCACTGTCGATAGCCCGCTTGCTCAAGGCTGGAACGGCGGATGTGACCATCATGGCGCCCACCATTCTGGCTGGTGCCGTTCAGGGGGACGAACGTGTGCGCGACATGGTGGACGCGCTACGCATGGAGCCCCTGGAAGAGCTGCCGTGGGGCAGCAGCGGCGTCTATGTATCCAATACATCCCTGAGCCCGGCCGACAAGGCCGCACTGCTGGAGGCCATGGAGCGTGCGGCCCGGTCGGGTGATGTGTGGAAGAGTTTCCAGCGCTACTACAGCCCTGCCGTGCTCAAGAACGGCATTCGCCCGCTGCCCTGATGGCGCCTGTTGTACTGGTCACAGGTGGCTCGCGCGGCATAGGAGCCGCTACTGCGCTGCTGGCCGCGGAAAAAGGCTACGCGGTGGCGGTCAACTACACCAGTAATTCGCTCGCTGCCGACGAGGTGGTGCGCCAGATACGGGCCGTCGGCGGCAACGCCATTACGCTGCAGGCCGATGTGTCGGTGGAAGCGCAGGTGATGGCCATGTTTGACAAGCTGGACGCCAAGCTGGGCCCCCTCTCCTGCCTGGTCAACAACGCTGGAATTGTGGATGTGGCCTGCCGGGTAGACGCCATGGACTGGGCCCGCTTGCAGCGTATGTTTGCGACCAATGTGCTGGGGTCTTTTGTCTGCGCCCGTGAAGCCGTCAAACGCATGAGCACGCGCCATGGTGGCGCGGGTGGCAGCATCGTCAATGTGTCCAGCGCCGCAGCACGGCTGGGTGGCGCGGGCCAGTATGTGGACTATGCGGCCAGCAAGGGCGCCATCGACACCTTCACCATTGGCCTGGCCAAAGAAGTGGCGTTGGAAGGTATCCGTGTCAACGCCGTGCGCCCCGGCATCATCGAAACTGACATCCACGCCAGCGGCGGCCAGCCGGACCGCGCCCGCCAGTTGGCACCCCAGGTGCCCATGCAACGCGCAGGCACCGCACAAGAAGTGGCCCAGGCCATTGTCTGGCTGATGGGCAGCGACGCCAGCTACACCACGGGCACCCTGGTTGATGTGGCCGGTGGCCGTTAGATACATACCCTTCAATTAGAAAAATACTATGGATTTCAAACCCCTCATCACCCTGCTGGCCATCGTGAACCCGTTGGCCATCGTGCCGTTCTTTATCCACTATACCCAGGGCTTTTCGCGCGAGCAGCGCCGGCGCACGATTGTGATTTCGTCCTTCAGCGCCTTTGTGGTGATCGCCACCAGCGCACTGGCCGGGCTGCAGATTCTGGATTTTTTTGGCATCTCGCTGGCGAGCTTCCAGGTGGGCGGCGGCATGCTGCTGCTGACGTCCGCCCTGAACATGCTCAACGCACAACCGGCCGAGGCCAAGACCAACACCCATGAAATGGAAGACGGCGCCGAGAAGGCCGCACGCGGCGCCAGCATTGCGGTTGTGCCACTGACCATACCGCTGCTGACCGGCCCCGCCACCATGTCCACCGTGGTGATTTACTCGGAGAAGGCCAAGACCTTTCTGCAGCTGGGCACGCTGGTGGGTTATGGCGTGGTTATCGCCATGGCCACCGCACTGTGTTTTGCACTGGCACAACCCATTGCCCGTGTGCTGGGCAAGACCGGCATCAATGTGATGACCCGTTTGATGGGCCTGATACTGGCTGCGCTGGCGGTCGAGGTGATGTCGGACGGGCTGGTCAAGCTCTTCCCGATGCTGGGGCGCTGAGCCCCAGCGCTGGCGGCTTACTGCGGCGCGTCCAGCGGGAAACGCGTGCAGCCCAGCCTGGACGAAATGTCGCGGCTGGCATCGGTCAGCATCGCCACCACTTCACCCTCGCGCGCCGGTTCGTAGCGGAACGTCGGGAATGAAATGCTCAACCCGGCAATGGGCCGGTTCAGGCGGTCAAAGATGGGCACACCCAGGCAACGGATGTGGTCGTCAAACTCTTCGCGGTCTTCACCAAAGCCCTGGGCCTTGACGCGCTCCAGCTCCTGTGCAAATGCGGCAGGTTCCACAATGGTCTTGTCACGGTATTTGGTGAACTCTGCGCCTTGCAGAATCAGGGCCCGGCGGTCGGGGTGTTCCCAGGCCATCAGCACCTTGCCAATGGCAGTGCAGTGCAGCGGTGCACGCCGGCCCACTTTGGAATACATGCCCAGCATGTGGCGCGAATCCACCTTGTGCACGTAGATGATTTCGCTGTCGATCAGCGTGCCCAAGTGCACGGTTTCGCCGGTCTTGTCGGCCAGCATTTGCATATGGTGCTTGGCAAGATCGACCAGCTCGGGGTACTGCAAGGCCTTGGTGCCCAGTTCAAACACCTTCATGGTCAGGCCGTAACGTTCACTGTCAGCCTCTTGGCGCACATAACCCAGGGTCATCATGGTCTGCAAAAACCGATAGACGGTGGCCTTGGGCATGGCCAGGCGCATGGACAGATCGGAAATGCCGGTTTCGCTGCGTTCGGCCAAGGCCTGCAACAGGCCAAAGGTCTTCAGGACGGCCGCTACCGACTCGGGCTGCTTGGAATCTAGGGAGTCATCATCCATTTGTTTTGGTTTCTCTGAAAACACGTTTCAAATTGTATTGTGAACTATTTGTGCATGCAGTGCCGACTCACTTCAACACCAGATTAGGGAGCCACATGGAAAACTCGGGCACATAGGTGACCAGCATCAGTGCCGCGACCAGGCCGCCATAAAACGGCCAGATGGTCTTCATGACCTCACCCACCGATATGCCGCCTATCGTGCAACCCACAAACTGGGTGGTACCCACCGGGGGCGTGTTCAGGCCCAGTGCGCAATTGATCAGGATAACGATGCCAAACTGCTCGGTGCTCATGCCCATCTGCTGACAAATGGGCAAAAAGATGGGCGTGCAAATCAGGATGGTGGCGGCCATGTCCAGAAACGTGCCCAGCACAAACAGGATGATGTTGACCCACAGAAAAATCACCCAGGGTTTGGAGCTGACGCTGCCCAGCATCTGGCCGGTCAGTTCCGCCACGCCATACAGGCCGATCAGGTAGCCAAACATGGAGCTGATGCCAATCAGCAGCAGCACCGACCCGGTGGCTTTGACCGCTTTGGCAGCGGCCTTCAGAAACTGTTCGCGTGTCAAGCGCTTGTAGACCACAGCCGCCAAAAACAGTGCCCAGACCACGGCCACCGATGCCGACTCGGTCGCGGTGAACGCACCCGACAGAATGCCCACGATGATGATGACCACCACCAGCAAGCCCGGAAGTGACTGCAGAAATGAGCGCCACACGACCGCCCAACCGGGGAAGGTGCCCGCAGGGTAACCACGCTTGACGGCCACCGCATACGCCGCGACCAGGTTGCAGATGGTGAGCAGGATGGCCGGCACGATGCCCGCCAGTATCAGCGCTGCAATGCTGACCTTGCCGCTGGCGGCCAGCGTGAAGATGATCAGGTTGTGGCTGGTGGGCATGAGTGCCCCCACCAGGGAGGCGTGGGTGGTGACATTGACCGCGTAGTCCGCGTCATAACCTTCCTTCTTCATCTGTGGGATCAGGACCGCACCCATGGCGGACACATCCGCCACCGGCGATCCGGACACGCCGCCAAACAGTGTGCAGGCCACCACATTGCTCATGCCCAGACCACCGCGCACATGGCCGGCCACGGACTTGGCAAAGTCCACGATACGGTCGGCAATGCCGCCGTACATCATGATCTCGCCCGCAAAAATAAAAAACGGAATGGCCAGAAAAGAAAACGGACTCATGCCCGAAATCATTTGCTGGAAGCCCACCGCCAGCGGCATGCCCTCATACAGAAGTGCAGCCAGCGAGGACAGGCCGATGGAAAACGCCACGGGCACGCCCAGCAGCAGCAACAGTGTGAAGCTCACACCCAAAATTGTCAGTGCCATGCGGGCTCCACGTCTTCATGGCGCAGCAGCGCAATGGTGTGTTCAAGGGAAAACAGGGCGACCAGTACACCTGCAAGCGCGGGTGGCAGGTACTTGAAGGCTTCCGATATGCCCAATGTGGGGATCTTGTAGTCCCACACGCTGTGCGCCAGCACGCCGCAGTTGTAGGCCATGACCAGGCCAAAGGCCAGCACCAGCGCCTGGATAAGCAGCTCCATCTTCAGACGCAGGGCATCCGGCACCAGCACCAACAGGGATTCCAGGCCGATGTGCCCCGCGTCGCGCACACCCACGGCCATGCCCAGCATGGTCACGTACAGCACCAGCAACACGGCCCCGCTTTCAGCCCAGGTGGGGGTGTCGTTGAACACATAACGTCCCACCACCTGGTAGAGCACGGCCACGACCAGCAGCACTAGGCCAGCGACGCCCAGCTGCAGGCACAGCTTGGCCAAAGCGGCACAAAAGCGGGTGTACATTGCCATGGGGCTTACTGGACTGCGTTGATGCGCTTGACCATGTCCTGCAGCTTGGGATCTTTCAGGAACTTGTCATACACCGGCTTCATCGCTACCTGGAAGCTGGCCTTGTCCACGTCCACGATCTGCACACCAGCCGCCTTGACGATGGCCAGTGATTTCTCTTCGCGTTCATCCCACAGCTTGCGCATATAGGTGACCGACTCCTTGGCGGCAATACGGATCTGCTTCTGTTCTTCGGCTGACAGCGTGTCCCACACCTTCTTGGAGAACAGCAGGATCTCCGGTGCCAGGGAATGCTCGGTCTTGTTGTAGAAACGGGCCACTTCGAAATGCCGCGAGCTCTCGTAGCTGGGGTAGTTGTTCTCTGCGGCATCGACCAGACCGGTCTTCAGCGCGGTATAGACCTCGCCAAACGGCATGGGAGTGGCATTGGCACCCATGGCTTCGAGCAGGGACACCCACAGGTCGCTTTGTTGCACACGCACCTTCAGGCCCTTGGCGTCGGCAAGTGTCTTGACCGGTTTCTTGACCGTGTACATGGAACGCGCGCCCGAGTCGTAAAAGGCCAGTCCGATGAAACCCTGGGCTTCGCAGTCTTTCAAAATCTCATCGCCAATGGCGCCGTCCAACACCTTGCGCATGTGTTCGGTGGAGCGGAACAGGAAGGGCATGGTTGGCACCATGGTCGCCGCACAGATGTTGTTCATGGGCGCGGCATTCACACGCGTCATGGCGATGGCACCGAGCTTGGTCTGCTCAATAGTGTCTTTCTCTATGCCCAGGGCGGACTTGGAAAACACCTTGATGCTGTGTTTGCCATTGGTAGCCTTGCTCAGAGTCTCCCCCATGTGGCGCACGGCCAGCACGGTGGGGTAGTCATCGGGGTGGATGTCCGCCGAGCGGAACTCCGTGGCCCAGGCGCTGGCTACTGCGAGCAGGGATGCCGCTGCCATCAGCGGGCGGATCAGGTTTTTGCGGTAAGTCATGTGTCTATCTCCTCTTGTGGTTGTAAAAACTCAGGCTGCTCGTATTCAGGGCAAAGCGCGGTAGGTCAAGTTTGAGAAACGCACGGTCCCTTTGCCCGCTGCATACAAAGCCGGGCGCAAAGCCATGAAGCCGTAAGCCACGTTGTGGTGGTAACCACTGACCTCCATTTGTGTGCCGTACTTTTGCCAGCTACGCCCCTGGTCGGTGGACGTATGGATGCTGACGATGTGGCGGTTGTTGGTGAGTCGCATGCGCAACGTGTTGCCCATGCCCAGGGGCTTGGCGCTTTTGCGCTGGTCCATGCCATAACGGTGCAGAACCAAACTCTTGTGGTTGACGCCCAAGCCTGCATACAACTTGTCGTTGTAGAACAGCAGCAAACCCGCCTGTGCACCCTCGTCAAAGTCCATGTCCACCTCGACGGCGTAGGCCTGGTCACCTGCGAGAAAGGTCAAGGGTGAACTATTGGCCGGAGAGTCGCCCTGTGCCCGGAGTTCCAGATGCCCGGGTTTAAAACGCACGCGATCCATCTCATCCGCACCGCCGCGGAAGAAGCTCCACTGCAGGCCAAATTTGTTGGTCGAAAAATCATCGGAGAGTGCCAGCCCGTGCGGCACGGCTTGGCCCCCTGCGGGTTTGGACAAGGGGGAGCCGTCATCACCATCACGCACCTTGAACCAGCCATCCGGCGTCCACTCCACCGCGCCCAGCAGGGTCTGGCGCCCCAGCGTGTAGAAGCCATTCTCATAGCCGTGGTACAGCATGTACCAGTCCTTGCCATTGGGGCCTTCGACCAGGGTGGCATGCCCCTTGGACCACCACTTTTCGCTGGCCGAGCGGGTGCGCAGAATGGGGTTGTAAGGCGAGTTTTCCCACGGGCGGTGGATGGACCTGGACCGTGCAGACACCACCATATGCCCCGTGGGCGGGCCGGCTGTGCCACCCAGGGCCAGCGTCATGTAGAAGTAGTCGCCTCGGCGCAGCATCTTGGGACCTTCCTGCGAATAACTCTCCACATCCCAGTCTTCGGGGTATTTCCAGCCTTCGTAGACATGGGTCATGGGCCCGACCGTGCGCAGCCCGTCGTCGGACAATTGCACGCGGTCGCCATGCGACAAAAACAGGTACCGGCGCCCGTCTTCGCCCACGATGTGGCCCGGGTCTATGCGCTCGTTGTTCAGCGCAATAGGTGTCGACCAGGGACCACGGATATTCGGGGCATGCACCACATAGATATTGTTGTTGCCGGGCTGTTTGACCGGGATGTAGAGGTAGTAACGGTCGCCATGTTTGGTGAGCTCGGGGGCCCACACACTGCCAAGGTATTGCGTGAGCGCGGAACCTATGGGTTGCCAGTTCACCAGGTCGCGTGAATGCCAGATCGTCAGGCCCGGGTTGGCTTCGAAGGACGAAAACGTCATGTAGTAATCGTCACCATCCTTCAGGATGCTGGGGTCGGGGTGGTCCCCCGCCAGGATGGGGTTCAGGTAACGCCCATCGCCCAGATCGGCCTTGCGCTGCCCTTCCACCCCCTCCACCCTTGTCTGTCGCAACTCCGGTCGGGCCAACGACGCCCAGCCGGCCTTGGGGCTCATGTCCTGCAGGTTCCAGTCTGCGGGATCAAACGCTCGGCGGGTGGACGGGTAACGGGGGTAACCCATCGCGTTCTCGGTTTCGGAGTCGATGATCAGACCGCGCCCTTCTGCCACATCCGACAGCAGTTTGAAATCAATGGGGTCGCGCTGCCAGGGCCGTGCACCGGCCACCAGCGGCAGGTTGCGCTCCAGATCGTGGACCGCATGGATCTTGGTGTCGGGCGGAAGATAGGCCGTATCCGCCTGCACGATGCGAGCCCGGCTGGCGGTATACACACCAGTTTGCGCCACGGCCTGGCCCACTTCGTCGACGGCGATGTTTTCCTGCAGGTAAAGCTCCACATCGCCATGTCCACCCAGCGCAAAGAGCGGCGTATTGGCCTTGGTGTCAGGGCCCTGGCGGTACACATTGCCCACCAGCGTGACCTTTCCCGTCTGGTAGTCGTGCCCAGCCCACTCGTGGGCCACCAGG from Rhodoferax sp. AJA081-3 includes these protein-coding regions:
- a CDS encoding SDR family oxidoreductase; amino-acid sequence: MAPVVLVTGGSRGIGAATALLAAEKGYAVAVNYTSNSLAADEVVRQIRAVGGNAITLQADVSVEAQVMAMFDKLDAKLGPLSCLVNNAGIVDVACRVDAMDWARLQRMFATNVLGSFVCAREAVKRMSTRHGGAGGSIVNVSSAAARLGGAGQYVDYAASKGAIDTFTIGLAKEVALEGIRVNAVRPGIIETDIHASGGQPDRARQLAPQVPMQRAGTAQEVAQAIVWLMGSDASYTTGTLVDVAGGR
- a CDS encoding MarC family protein — its product is MDFKPLITLLAIVNPLAIVPFFIHYTQGFSREQRRRTIVISSFSAFVVIATSALAGLQILDFFGISLASFQVGGGMLLLTSALNMLNAQPAEAKTNTHEMEDGAEKAARGASIAVVPLTIPLLTGPATMSTVVIYSEKAKTFLQLGTLVGYGVVIAMATALCFALAQPIARVLGKTGINVMTRLMGLILAALAVEVMSDGLVKLFPMLGR
- the kdgR gene encoding DNA-binding transcriptional regulator KdgR; this translates as MDDDSLDSKQPESVAAVLKTFGLLQALAERSETGISDLSMRLAMPKATVYRFLQTMMTLGYVRQEADSERYGLTMKVFELGTKALQYPELVDLAKHHMQMLADKTGETVHLGTLIDSEIIYVHKVDSRHMLGMYSKVGRRAPLHCTAIGKVLMAWEHPDRRALILQGAEFTKYRDKTIVEPAAFAQELERVKAQGFGEDREEFDDHIRCLGVPIFDRLNRPIAGLSISFPTFRYEPAREGEVVAMLTDASRDISSRLGCTRFPLDAPQ
- a CDS encoding TRAP transporter large permease — its product is MALTILGVSFTLLLLLGVPVAFSIGLSSLAALLYEGMPLAVGFQQMISGMSPFSFLAIPFFIFAGEIMMYGGIADRIVDFAKSVAGHVRGGLGMSNVVACTLFGGVSGSPVADVSAMGAVLIPQMKKEGYDADYAVNVTTHASLVGALMPTSHNLIIFTLAASGKVSIAALILAGIVPAILLTICNLVAAYAVAVKRGYPAGTFPGWAVVWRSFLQSLPGLLVVVIIIVGILSGAFTATESASVAVVWALFLAAVVYKRLTREQFLKAAAKAVKATGSVLLLIGISSMFGYLIGLYGVAELTGQMLGSVSSKPWVIFLWVNIILFVLGTFLDMAATILICTPIFLPICQQMGMSTEQFGIVILINCALGLNTPPVGTTQFVGCTIGGISVGEVMKTIWPFYGGLVAALMLVTYVPEFSMWLPNLVLK
- a CDS encoding TRAP transporter small permease → MYTRFCAALAKLCLQLGVAGLVLLVVAVLYQVVGRYVFNDTPTWAESGAVLLVLYVTMLGMAVGVRDAGHIGLESLLVLVPDALRLKMELLIQALVLAFGLVMAYNCGVLAHSVWDYKIPTLGISEAFKYLPPALAGVLVALFSLEHTIALLRHEDVEPAWH
- a CDS encoding TRAP transporter substrate-binding protein; this encodes MAAASLLAVASAWATEFRSADIHPDDYPTVLAVRHMGETLSKATNGKHSIKVFSKSALGIEKDTIEQTKLGAIAMTRVNAAPMNNICAATMVPTMPFLFRSTEHMRKVLDGAIGDEILKDCEAQGFIGLAFYDSGARSMYTVKKPVKTLADAKGLKVRVQQSDLWVSLLEAMGANATPMPFGEVYTALKTGLVDAAENNYPSYESSRHFEVARFYNKTEHSLAPEILLFSKKVWDTLSAEEQKQIRIAAKESVTYMRKLWDEREEKSLAIVKAAGVQIVDVDKASFQVAMKPVYDKFLKDPKLQDMVKRINAVQ
- a CDS encoding family 43 glycosylhydrolase, which codes for MKHVVHRAAALLVMVMVVMLGWLAPAYAQMNPYTYDTEGWASGTRGGQGGRIIRVTHLNASGPGSYREAVEAEGPRIVVFEVGGVIDMAGKNITIRNPYLTIAGQTAPAPGITVIKSETNIATHNVIIQHMMFRPGEFGRTKRSGQDQDGISTQAGAHHIIVDHCSLSWATDENLSVGGPRFEGAGPAEWRRNTSHAITYSYNLIYEGLANSVHDKGEHSKGTLVHDNATGILLYGNVYASNRERNALFKGGVQAAMVNNLIFNPGAKAVHYNLVAHEWAGHDYQTGKVTLVGNVYRQGPDTKANTPLFALGGHGDVELYLQENIAVDEVGQAVAQTGVYTASRARIVQADTAYLPPDTKIHAVHDLERNLPLVAGARPWQRDPIDFKLLSDVAEGRGLIIDSETENAMGYPRYPSTRRAFDPADWNLQDMSPKAGWASLARPELRQTRVEGVEGQRKADLGDGRYLNPILAGDHPDPSILKDGDDYYMTFSSFEANPGLTIWHSRDLVNWQPIGSALTQYLGSVWAPELTKHGDRYYLYIPVKQPGNNNIYVVHAPNIRGPWSTPIALNNERIDPGHIVGEDGRRYLFLSHGDRVQLSDDGLRTVGPMTHVYEGWKYPEDWDVESYSQEGPKMLRRGDYFYMTLALGGTAGPPTGHMVVSARSRSIHRPWENSPYNPILRTRSASEKWWSKGHATLVEGPNGKDWYMLYHGYENGFYTLGRQTLLGAVEWTPDGWFKVRDGDDGSPLSKPAGGQAVPHGLALSDDFSTNKFGLQWSFFRGGADEMDRVRFKPGHLELRAQGDSPANSSPLTFLAGDQAYAVEVDMDFDEGAQAGLLLFYNDKLYAGLGVNHKSLVLHRYGMDQRKSAKPLGMGNTLRMRLTNNRHIVSIHTSTDQGRSWQKYGTQMEVSGYHHNVAYGFMALRPALYAAGKGTVRFSNLTYRALP